A single Suricata suricatta isolate VVHF042 chromosome 2, meerkat_22Aug2017_6uvM2_HiC, whole genome shotgun sequence DNA region contains:
- the ZC3HAV1L gene encoding zinc finger CCCH-type antiviral protein 1-like, with protein MAEPTVCSFLTKVLCANGGRMFLQDLRGHVELSDARLQDVLRQAGPDRFLLQEVEMREGLWDAEAEVAAGXXXXXGGPCAWRVVAVSSARLCARYQRGECQACDQLHLCRRHMLGKCPNRDCWSTCTLSHDIHTPVNIQVLKNHGLFGLNEAQLRILLLQNDPCLLPEVCLLYNKGEAPCGYCSMKEKCSKFHVCKSFVRGECRLPKCTRSHQLIHAAALKLLQDQGLSVPSVVNFQIISAYKHTKLHKMLENQENSAASAGRARGLEKPGEHVAGAAEARPRVPGPPQSAKKPHAGKP; from the exons ATGGCGGAGCCCACGGTGTGCTCCTTCCTCACCAAGGTGCTGTGCGCCAACGGCGGCCGCATGTTCCTGCAGGACCTGCGGGGCCACGTGGAGCTCTCGGACGCCCGGCTCCAGGACGTGCTGCGCCAGGCCGGGCCCGACCGCTTCCTGCTGCAGGAGGTGGAGATGCGCGAGGGCCTCTGGGACGCCGAGGCCGAGGTGGCGGCCGG NNNNNNNNNNNNNNNNGGCGGCCCCTGCGCCTGGCGGGTGGTGGCCGTGTCCTCCGCGCGCCTCTGCGCCCGCTACCAGCGCGGCGAGTGCCAGGCCTGCGACCAGCTGCACCTCTGCCGCCGCCACATGCTGGGCAAGTGCCCGAACCGCGACTGCTG GTCTACCTGTACCCTTTCCCATGATATCCACACACCTGTCAACATCCAGGTTCTGAAAAACCATGGGCTTTTTGGTCTCAATGAGGCCCAGCTTCGGATCCTGCTTTTACAGAATGACCCGTGCCTTTTACCAGAG GTGTGCTTACTGTACAACAAAGGGGAAGCGCCGTGCGGCTACTGCAGCATGAAGGAGAAGTGCAGCAAGTTCCACGTGTGCAAGTCCTTCGTCAGAGGGGAGTGCAGGCTTCCCAAGTGCACACGCTCCCATCAGCTCATTCATGCCGCGGCCCTGAAGCTGCTGCAGGACCAAGGACTGAGTGTCCCAAGTGTCGTTAATTTTCAGATCATCTCTGCCTACAAGCACACGAAGCTGCACAAGATGCTTGAAAACCAAG agAATTCAGCTGCTTCTGCTGGGCGTGCACGGGGCCTTGAGAAACCAGGAGAGCACGTCGCGGGCGCTGCAGAGGCCCGTCCTCGGGTCCCCGGCCCCCCTCAGTCAGCCAAGAAGCCACACGCGGGGAAGCCTTAA